From the genome of Candidatus Methylopumilus turicensis, one region includes:
- the rnhA gene encoding ribonuclease HI yields MSEIQESLVIIYADGACKGNPGPGGWGAWIRMGDHSKELCGGEPITTNNRMELTAAIRALQALKRTCDVRIYTDSVYVQKGMTEWIDGWKKRGWRTADKKPVKNDDLWQELDAIASQHKVEWRWVKGHAGDPGNERADALANQGVAQVMHG; encoded by the coding sequence TTGTCAGAGATTCAAGAATCGCTTGTGATTATATATGCCGATGGCGCATGTAAAGGAAATCCAGGTCCCGGTGGTTGGGGTGCTTGGATTCGTATGGGTGATCACTCAAAGGAGTTGTGTGGTGGTGAGCCAATTACTACCAACAATCGCATGGAACTCACGGCTGCTATCCGCGCACTACAAGCACTCAAACGAACTTGTGATGTCAGAATTTATACCGACTCGGTGTATGTGCAAAAAGGCATGACCGAATGGATTGATGGGTGGAAAAAAAGAGGTTGGAGAACTGCGGATAAAAAGCCTGTGAAGAATGATGATTTATGGCAGGAGTTAGATGCAATCGCCAGTCAGCATAAAGTTGAATGGCGGTGGGTTAAAGGCCATGCAGGCGATCCAGGTAATGAGCGTGCGGATGCATTGGCCAACCAAGGGGTTG